In one Musa acuminata AAA Group cultivar baxijiao chromosome BXJ2-5, Cavendish_Baxijiao_AAA, whole genome shotgun sequence genomic region, the following are encoded:
- the LOC103984928 gene encoding zinc transporter 8-like, with the protein MRGAWRFFFLVLLLLLPLLVHGDGEGDCSADDEGRDRKKALPLKIAAIVSILVCGGVGVGVPVLGMWIQSLRPEKDIFFVIKAFAAGVILATGFIHILPDAFETLTSSCLAASPWQDFPFAGFCAMVGAIGTLMVDTLATGYFSRLNGDRLRPTSLSEATNGDVEATHGHTHGAAVMQPEDSSAQLIRHRVVSQVLELGIVVHSVIIGISLGASESPSTIRPLVVALSFHQFFEGMGLGGCIVQARFDFKAMVTMGLFFSLTTPVGIAIGTGISSVYNENSPTALIVQGLLDSVAAGILIYMALVDLLAADFMHPRVQSKPKLQFALNVSLLAGSGLMALLAKWA; encoded by the exons ATGAGAGGCGCTTGGCGGTTCTTCTTTCTGGTTCTCCTTCTACTCCTTCCTCTCCTTGTTCATGGCGATGGCGAAGGTGACTGCTCCGCCGACGACGAAGGCCGCGACAGGAAGAAGGCCCTTCCGCTCAAGATCGCAGCGATAGTTTCCATCCTGGTTTGTGGTGGCGTCGGGGTGGGTGTTCCCGTGCTTGGCATGTGGATACAGTCGCTTCGTCCGGAGAAGGACATCTTCTTCGTCATCAAAGCTTTTGCCGCCGGAGTCATTCTGGCCACCGGCTTCATCCACATATTGCCGGATGCGTTCGAGACCCTGACCTCCTCATGTCTGGCCGCGAGTCCTTGGCAGGACTTTCCGTTCGCGGGGTTCTGCGCGATGGTCGGCGCTATCGGGACGCTGATGGTGGACACCCTCGCCACCGGATACTTCAGCCGATTAAACGGTGACAGATTGCGGCCGACTTCATTGAGCGAAGCCACGAATGGCGATGTGGAGGCAACTCACGGTCACACCCATGGTGCCGCTGTGATGCAGCCGGAGGATTCTTCGGCCCAGCTCATCCGACATCGTGTTGTTTCTCAG GTTTTGGAGCTCGGGATCGTGGTGCATTCTGTGATCATCGGGATCTCTTTGGGGGCATCGGAGTCTCCATCCACCATACGACCGCTGGTAGTTGCTCTCAGTTTCCATCAGTTCTTCGAAGGCATGGGTCTCGGAGGCTGTATCGTTCAG GCAAGGTTCGATTTCAAGGCAATGGTGACAATGGGGCTCTTCTTTTCGCTCACGACTCCGGTTGGGATCGCCATCGGCACTGGGATATCATCCGTGTACAACGAGAACAGCCCTACTGCATTGATCGTTCAAGGACTTCTGGATTCTGTCGCCGCGGGGATCTTGATATACATGGCATTGGTTGACCTGCTGGCTGCAGATTTCATGCACCCGAGGGTGCAGAGCAAACCGAAGCTACAGTTTGCGTTGAATGTTTCTCTGCTCGCAGGCTCAGGCTTGATGGCTCTCCTTGCCAAGTGGGCTTAA
- the LOC103985071 gene encoding zinc transporter 8-like — protein sequence MRGAWRFLFLVLLRLLPLHVHGDGEGDCSTDDEGRDKKKALPLKIAAIVSILVCGGIGVGVPVLGMWIQSLRPEKDIFFVIKAFAAGVILATGFIHILPDAFETLSSSCLAASPWQDFPFAGFCAMVGAIGTLMVDTLATGYFSRLNGDRLRPTSLSEATNGDVEATHGHTHGAAVMQPEDSSAQLIRHRVVSRVLELGIVVHSVIIGISLGASESPSTIRPLVAALSFHQFFEGMGLGGCIVQARFEFKAMVTMGLFFSLTTPVGIAIGTGISSVYNENSPTALIVQGLLDSVAAGILIYMALVDLLAADFMHPRVQSKPKLQFALNVSLLAGSGLMALLAKWA from the exons ATGAGAGGCGCTTGGCGGTTCCTCTTTCTGGTTCTTCTTCGACTCCTTCCTCTCCATGTTCATGGCGATGGCGAAGGTGACTGCTCCACCGACGACGAAGGCCGCGACAAGAAGAAGGCCCTTCCGCTCAAGATCGCAGCGATAGTTTCCATCCTGGTTTGTGGTGGCATCGGGGTGGGTGTTCCCGTGCTTGGCATGTGGATACAGTCGCTTCGTCCGGAGAAGGACATCTTCTTCGTCATCAAAGCTTTTGCCGCCGGAGTCATTCTGGCCACCGGCTTCATCCACATATTGCCGGATGCGTTCGAGACCCTGTCTTCCTCATGTCTGGCCGCGAGTCCTTGGCAGGACTTTCCGTTCGCGGGGTTCTGCGCGATGGTCGGCGCTATCGGGACGCTGATGGTGGACACCCTCGCCACCGGATACTTCAGCCGATTAAACGGTGACAGATTGCGGCCGACTTCATTGAGCGAAGCCACGAATGGCGATGTGGAGGCAACTCACGGTCACACCCATGGTGCCGCTGTGATGCAGCCGGAGGATTCTTCGGCCCAGCTCATCCGACATCGTGTTGTTTCTCGG GTTTTGGAGCTCGGGATCGTGGTGCATTCTGTGATCATCGGGATCTCTTTGGGGGCATCGGAGTCTCCATCCACCATACGACCGCTGGTAGCTGCTCTCAGTTTCCATCAGTTCTTCGAAGGCATGGGTCTCGGAGGCTGTATCGTTCAG GCAAGGTTCGAGTTCAAGGCAATGGTGACAATGGGGCTCTTCTTTTCGCTCACGACTCCGGTTGGGATCGCCATCGGCACTGGGATATCATCCGTGTACAACGAGAACAGCCCTACTGCATTGATCGTTCAAGGACTTCTGGACTCTGTCGCCGCGGGGATCTTGATATACATGGCATTGGTTGACCTGCTGGCTGCAGATTTCATGCACCCGAGGGTACAGAGCAAACCGAAGCTACAGTTTGCGTTGAATGTTTCTCTGCTCGCAGGCTCAGGCTTGATGGCTCTCCTTGCCAAGTGGGCTTAA
- the LOC103985072 gene encoding GDSL esterase/lipase At2g31550-like, which translates to MARILLHLLLFFSSLFFDFTASADNGTRAPDFSAVLYFGDSTLDTGNNGYILTLVRGNHPPYGRDFPGSVATGRLSNGLLVPDLLCSELEIKQLSPPFMDPNLSDDDIRTGVNFASAGSGFDDATSALLNTIPISRQLEMFEEYLARLKAVAGEEDAKRIVSDALFLVSAGTNDFLLNYYDLPTTTRTAMTIDEYQDFLLQNLHKFLKGSYDLGGRRFIVAGLPPIGCLPLQMTLSVVHSVVRTCVDEQNSDARHYNSKLKHLLLKTQQSLPGSKFVYLDLYDFLMEVLNNAAKHGFHETKRGCCGTGLFEVGPLCNRLNPACPDASRFVFYDAIHPSQRFYELITDYVVEDIIPHLRRRV; encoded by the exons ATGGCACGCATCCTCCTTCActtgctcctcttcttctcctccctcttcttcgacTTCACCGCCTCCGCTGACAACGGCACCCGTGCACCCGACTTCTCCGCCGTCCTGTACTTCGGTGACTCCACGCTAGACACCGGAAACAATGGCTACATCCTCACGTTGGTCAGGGGCAACCATCCCCCTTACGGCCGGGACTTCCCGGGAAGCGTTGCGACAGGGAGGCTCTCCAATGGCCTGCTTGTGCCCGACCTTCTTTGCTCCGAGCTCGAGATCAAGCAGCTGTCGCCGCCGTTCATGGACCCGAATCTCTCGGACGACGACATCCGCACGGGCGTCAACTTCGCGTCGGCCGGGTCGGGGTTCGACGACGCGACCTCGGCTCTCCTGAACACGATCCCCATATCGAGGCAATTGGAAATGTTCGAGGAGTACCTCGCCAGGCTCAAAGCTGTTGCTGGGGAGGAGGACGCGAAAAGAATCGTAAGCGACGCTTTGTTCCTCGTCAGTGCGGGAACCAATGACTTCCTGTTGAACTACTATGACCTGCCCACCACCACCAGGACTGCGATGACCATAGATGAGTACCAGGATTTCCTGCTCCAAAACCTCCACAAGTTTCTCAAG GGTAGCTATGATCTCGGAGGCCGTAGGTTCATAGTCGCTGGCCTTCCTCCGATCGGGTGCTTACCGCTCCAAATGACGCTAAGCGTGGTTCATTCTGTCGTCCGGACGTGCGTCGATGAGCAGAACTCAGACGCGCGGCACTACAATTCCAAGCTCAAGCACCTTCTGCTCAAGACCCAGCAATCTCTTCCCGGGAGCAAGTTTGTCTACCTCGACTTGTATGACTTCTTGATGGAGGTCCTCAACAATGCAGCCAAGCATG GTTTCCATGAAACCAAGAGAGGATGTTGCGGGACGGGGCTGTTCGAAGTAGGTCCTCTTTGCAATCGGTTGAACCCAGCTTGCCCGGACGCGTCGAGATTTGTGTTCTATGATGCCATCCATCCGTCGCAGAGATTTTATGAGTTGATCACCGACTACGTTGTGGAGGACATCATTCCACATTTGCGACGACGAGTGTGA
- the LOC103984929 gene encoding PRA1 family protein B4, translating to MMSSAPSLPPLPISNPPAASAAPVAPSSAAPVATPAFRLFLSRLSDSVGRSLSNRRPWSELADRSAFSRPDSLSDASYRLRKNLTYFRVNYAAVVAAVLAISLITNPFSLVVLLALLAAWCLLYLFRPSDPPLVILGRTFSDRETLGSLVLITVFVVFLTSVGSLLISALVAGAAIVGAHGAFRVPEDLFLDEQETGAASSLLSFLGGAASAGPAVVAAARV from the coding sequence ATGATGTCTTCCGCCCCCTCCCTGCCTCCCCTCCCCATCTCAAACCCCCCTGCCGCCTCCGCCGCCCCCGTCGCCCCCTCCTCCGCCGCCCCCGTCGCCACTCCCGCCTTCCGCCTCTTCCTCTCCCGCCTCTCGGACTCCGTCGGCCGCTCCCTCTCCAACCGCCGCCCCTGGTCGGAGCTCGCCGATCGATCTGCCTTCTCCCGTCCGGATTCCCTCTCCGACGCCTCCTACCGCCTCCGCAAGAACCTCACCTACTTCCGCGTCAACTACGCCGCTGTCGTCGCCGCCGTCCTCGCCATCTCCCTCATCACCAACCCCTTCTCTCTCGTCGTTCTCCTCGCCCTCCTCGCCGCCTGGTGTCTCCTCTACCTATTCCGCCCCTCAGATCCGCCGCTCGTCATCCTTGGCCGGACCTTCTCGGATCGCGAGACCCTCGGCAGTCTTGTCCTCATCACCGTTTTCGTAGTCTTCCTCACCTCCGTCGGGTCGCTTCTGATCTCAGCCCTGGTCGCCGGTGCTGCCATCGTCGGCGCCCATGGGGCTTTCCGGGTGCCGGAAGATCTTTTCCTCGATGAACAGGAAACGGGCGCTGCCAGCAGTCTCTTATCCTTTCTTGGAGGAGCCGCCTCGGCTGGACCTGCCGTCGTCGCCGCTGCCCGTGTCTGA
- the LOC135612441 gene encoding probably inactive leucine-rich repeat receptor-like protein kinase IMK2 yields MRMKRRLEQCQNPREGNMERRKQRSSKAAPYQHSATRSRLRHFQLDRISMLFHLHIALSLLLALPSRASIESWDGIIISQADYQGLQAFKHALDDPRGRLRSWNDTGLDACSGAWLGIKCVMGKVIAIQLPWRGLGGHISEKIGQLSALRKLSLHDNSIGGQIPSAIGFLPDLRGLYLFNNRFSGAIPPSIGNCVVLQTVDLSNNSLTGSIPSSIANSTKLYRLNLSFNNLSGALPVNITRSASLTFLSLQHNHLSGPVPDTWGATNGGSQVYQLQTLYLDYNSISGNLPISLSRLRMLTEITVSNNRLSGSIPEDIGTLPMLQILDLSHNNIGGSFPATLCNLSSLVRLNLEGNHIDNQIPDAIDGLKNLSVLSLKRNLVGGVIPATLGNITNLSQLDLSENNLTGKIPASLTHLTALTSFNVSNNNLSGQVPLLLAQKFNSSSFRGNIQLCGYSSSVPCPSSPAPNLPPPSNPAGQPHAKLSTRAIILIVAGAVLAVLLLLCCVLLWCVIRKRRSSGKKTDGDAAATGRAEKPGAASGAEVESGGEAGGKLVHFEGQLAFTADDLLCATAEILGKSTYGTAYKATLEDGNQVAVKRLREKITKSQKEFEAEVSELGKVRHQNLLSLRAYYLGPKGEKLLVFDFMPKGSLAAFLHARGPEISIDWPTRMKIAKGITGGLLYLHGDLNMIHGNLTSSNVLLDESANAKISDFGLSRLMTNAASSTVIATSGVLGYRAPELSKLKKANTKTDVYSLGVIMLELLTGKSPGEVMNGMDLPRWVASTVKEEWTNEVFDLELMRDAEGTTTGDELLNALKLALHCVDPSPAARPEVQQVLQQLEEIKPDAAAGATGSGDDGGSATAASTSID; encoded by the exons ATGCGAATGAAGAGGCGGCTGGAACAATGCCAAAACCCAAGGGAAGGGAACATGGAGAGACGGAAGCAGCGTAGCTCCAAGGCAGCTCCGTATCAGCACTCCGCCACCAGGAGCAGGCTTCGCCACTTTCAGCTCGACCGGATTTCGATGCTGTTTCACCTCCACATTGCCCTCTCCTTGCTGCTGGCTCTCCCCAGCCGGGCCTCCATCGAGTCCTGGGACGGAATCATCATCAGCCAGGCCGACTACCAAGGCCTCCAGGCCTTCAAGCACGCCTTGGATGACCCCCGGGGCCGCCTCCGCAGCTGGAATGACACCGGCCTCGATGCCTGCTCCGGCGCCTGGTTGGGGATCAAGTGCGTCATGGGGAAGGTCATCGCCATCCAGCTCCCCTGGAGGGGACTTGGCGGCCACATCTCCGAGAAGATCGGCCAGCTCTCCGCCTTACGAAAGCTGAGCCTCCACGACAACTCCATCGGCGGCCAGATCCCTTCGGCCATCGGTTTCTTGCCCGACCTCAGAGGCCTCTACCTCTTCAACAACCGCTTCTCCGGCGCCATTCCTCCGTCCATCGGCAACTGCGTCGTGCTCCAGACCGTCGATCTCAGCAACAACTCGCTCACCGGGAGCATTCCTTCTTCCATTGCCAACTCCACCAAGCTGTACAGGCTGAACCTCAGCTTCAACAATCTCTCAGGTGCCCTCCCCGTGAACATTACTCGCTCCGCCTCGCTCACCTTCCTCTCACTTCAACATAACCATCTCTCTGGTCCCGTCCCTGACACTTGGGGTGCGACCAACGGCGGCAGCCAAGTCTATCAGCTGCAGACCCTGTATCTTGATTACAACTCCATCAGTGGGAATCTCCCCATCTCCCTCAGCAGGCTACGGATGCTCACAGAGATTACAGTCAGTAACAATCGACTTAGCGGAAGCATACCGGAAGACATCGGCACACTGCCGATGCTTCAAATCTTGGATCTTTCTCACAACAATATAGGAGGAAGCTTTCCTGCTACTCTGTGCAACCTGTCGTCGCTGGTCCGATTAAATCTCGAGGGGAACCACATCGACAACCAGATACCGGACGCCATCGACGGGCTTAAGAACCTATCGGTGCTGTCACTGAAGCGGAACCTGGTAGGCGGTGTGATACCGGCGACACTTGGAAACATCACTAATCTGTCGCAGTTGGACCTGTCGGAGAACAACCTCACCGGAAAGATCCCTGCCTCCTTGACGCACCTTACTGCTCTGACCTCGTTCAATGTATCGAACAACAATTTATCAGGCCAAGTGCCTCTTCTCCTCGCCCAGAAGTTTAACTCGAGCTCTTTCAGAGGAAACATTCAGCTCTGTGGTTACAGCAGTTCAGTCCCTTGTCCTTCTTCTCCTGCTCCAAATCTTCCTCCACCATCCAACCCTGCAGGGCAACCTCACGCTAAGCTGAGCACAAGGGCGATCATTCTCATAGTCGCAGGGGCAGTCCTCGCTGTGCTGCTACTGCTCTGCTGTGTTCTGCTGTGGTGCGTGATCAGGAAAAGAAGGTCCTCGGGCAAGAAAACCGATGGCGATGCAGCTGCCACCGGAAGAGCCGAAAAGCCCGGGGCTGCTTCGGGAGCTGAGGTGGAGTCCGGCGGGGAGGCCGGGGGGAAGCTGGTCCACTTCGAGGGCCAGCTGGCGTTCACTGCGGACGATCTGCTGTGCGCGACGGCGGAGATATTGGGAAAGAGCACTTACGGGACCGCGTACAAGGCCACCTTGGAGGATGGGAACCAAGTTGCAGTAAAGAGACTGCGAGAGAAGATTACcaagagccagaaggagttcgagGCGGAGGTTAGTGAGCTTGGGAAGGTTCGGCATCAGAATCTCTTGTCTCTGCGAGCCTATTACTTAGGCCCCAAAGGGGAGAAGCTTCTCGTCTTCGACTTCATGCCTAAGGGAAGCCTTGCAGCTTTTCTACATG CTCGGGGACCTGAGATATCGATAGATTGGCCTACGAGGATGAAGATAGCCAAGGGCATAACCGGGGGCCTCCTCTACCTTCACGGCGACCTAAACATGATCCACGGCAACCTGACAAGCAGCAACGTCCTCCTCGATGAGAGCGCTAACGCCAAGATCTCCGATTTCGGGCTCTCGCGCCTGATGACCAACGCTGCTAGCTCAACTGTGATCGCCACATCCGGTGTGCTCGGATACCGAGCTCCGGAGCTGTCGAAGCTCAAGAAGGCCAACACGAAGACCGACGTCTACAGCCTCGGAGTCATCATGCTCGAGCTCCTGACAGGTAAGTCACCAGGGGAGGTGATGAACGGCATGGACCTGCCACGTTGGGTGGCCTCGACCGTGAAAGAGGAGTGGACGAACGAGGTGTTCGACCTGGAACTGATGAGAGACGCGGAGGGGACGACGACAGGGGACGAACTGCTCAACGCCTTGAAGCTGGCCCTGCACTGCGTCGATCCGTCACCGGCGGCCCGGCCGGAGGTCCAGCAAGTCCTACAGCAGCTGGAGGAGATCAAACCGGATGCTGCTGCGGGCGCTACCGGCTCCGGCGACGACGGTGGCTCCGCTACTGCAGCATCAACTAGCATAGATTAG
- the LOC135583512 gene encoding uncharacterized protein LOC135583512 isoform X1: protein MAAAAAIPDGDGHPLFSKISISGPALASIIERFASSPGDIDGLLFGHVTRLPPPDPRDDDGGHGSPNSSAGSAAAAANSPLAATITGHLSLASRASFYDALGRLISPSLRNAASSSGHPAASLLGWFSGRRRSPLRPSMRERAVSLSLFRTPDLLDTNAPPDRSLESLDLPHRPSIFLLLSSSTTGNQAVHTHEYRAFALRLRAGGVGGVLEPRSLDIVNVGPAFRAQYSSFSPVSAFPWMPCQLGGLEEGEREMGNKRGGGESLNRLQELAMEQHLLDSSTGGFGAERLERLVGPAATGYTSELEDLYGKMLLKLESLATLVEESSARILEQEGRISELRSRVEGLE from the exons atggccgccgccgccgccataccCGACGGCGACGGCCACCCGCTCTTTTCCAAGATCTCCATCTCCGGTCCCGCCCTCGCCTCCATCATCGAACGGTTCGCTTCCTCCCCTGGCGATATCGACGGCCTCCTATTCGGCCACGTCACTCGCCTCCCCCCTCCCGACCCTCGAGACGACGACGGTGGCCATGGTTCCCCCAACTCTTCCGCCggatccgccgccgccgccgccaacaGCCCCCTCGCCGCCACCATAACCGGCCACCTTTCCCTCGCCTCCCGCGCCTCCTTCTACGACGCTCTAGGCCGTCTCATATCCCCCTCTCTCCGCAACGCCGCCTCCTCATCCGGTCACCCCGCCGCCTCCTTGCTTGGATGGTTCTCCGGCCGCCGCCGATCTCCTCTCCGCCCCTCCATGCGGGAGCGCGCCGTCTccctttccctctttcgaaccccAGATCTCCTTGATACTAACGCCCCTCCTGATCGCTCGCTTGAGTCCCTCGATCTTCCCCATCGGCCTTCCATCTTCCTCCTCCTGTCCTCCTCGACCACCGGAAACCAAGCGGTCCACACCCACGAGTACAGGGCCTTCGCCCTTCGCCTGAGGGCCGGCGGCGTTGGCGGCGTCCTCGAGCCGAGATCTCTGGACATCGTCAATGTGGGGCCAGCGTTCAGGGCGCAGTACAGCTCCTTCTCTCCGGTGTCAGCCTTTCCATGGATGCCGTGTCAGCTGGGGGGGCTGGAGGAGGGAGAACGGGAGATGGGGAACAAGAGAGGAGGGGGAGAGAGCTTGAACCGTCTCCAGGAGTTGGCCATGGAGCAGCATTTGCTGGATTCGTCGACAGGGGGGTTTGGGGCAGAGAGATTAGAGAGGCTTGTTGGGCCTGCGGCCACAGGGTACACCTCAGAATTGGAAGATTTGTATGGAAAGATGCTACTTAAACTCGAAAGTTTGGCCACGCTTGTGGAGGAGAGTTCAGCCAGAATCCTTGAGCAG GAAGGCCGAATTTCTGAATTACGAAGCAGAGTGGAAGGATTGGAATGA
- the LOC135583512 gene encoding uncharacterized protein LOC135583512 isoform X2 — MAAAAAIPDGDGHPLFSKISISGPALASIIERFASSPGDIDGLLFGHVTRLPPPDPRDDDGGHGSPNSSAGSAAAAANSPLAATITGHLSLASRASFYDALGRLISPSLRNAASSSGHPAASLLGWFSGRRRSPLRPSMRERAVSLSLFRTPDLLDTNAPPDRSLESLDLPHRPSIFLLLSSSTTGNQAVHTHEYRAFALRLRAGGVGGVLEPRSLDIVNVGPAFRAQYSSFSPVSAFPWMPCQLGGLEEGEREMGNKRGGGESLNRLQELAMEQHLLDSSTGGFGAERLERLVGPAATGYTSELEDLYGKMLLKLESLATLVEESSARILEQALVTSTDR, encoded by the exons atggccgccgccgccgccataccCGACGGCGACGGCCACCCGCTCTTTTCCAAGATCTCCATCTCCGGTCCCGCCCTCGCCTCCATCATCGAACGGTTCGCTTCCTCCCCTGGCGATATCGACGGCCTCCTATTCGGCCACGTCACTCGCCTCCCCCCTCCCGACCCTCGAGACGACGACGGTGGCCATGGTTCCCCCAACTCTTCCGCCggatccgccgccgccgccgccaacaGCCCCCTCGCCGCCACCATAACCGGCCACCTTTCCCTCGCCTCCCGCGCCTCCTTCTACGACGCTCTAGGCCGTCTCATATCCCCCTCTCTCCGCAACGCCGCCTCCTCATCCGGTCACCCCGCCGCCTCCTTGCTTGGATGGTTCTCCGGCCGCCGCCGATCTCCTCTCCGCCCCTCCATGCGGGAGCGCGCCGTCTccctttccctctttcgaaccccAGATCTCCTTGATACTAACGCCCCTCCTGATCGCTCGCTTGAGTCCCTCGATCTTCCCCATCGGCCTTCCATCTTCCTCCTCCTGTCCTCCTCGACCACCGGAAACCAAGCGGTCCACACCCACGAGTACAGGGCCTTCGCCCTTCGCCTGAGGGCCGGCGGCGTTGGCGGCGTCCTCGAGCCGAGATCTCTGGACATCGTCAATGTGGGGCCAGCGTTCAGGGCGCAGTACAGCTCCTTCTCTCCGGTGTCAGCCTTTCCATGGATGCCGTGTCAGCTGGGGGGGCTGGAGGAGGGAGAACGGGAGATGGGGAACAAGAGAGGAGGGGGAGAGAGCTTGAACCGTCTCCAGGAGTTGGCCATGGAGCAGCATTTGCTGGATTCGTCGACAGGGGGGTTTGGGGCAGAGAGATTAGAGAGGCTTGTTGGGCCTGCGGCCACAGGGTACACCTCAGAATTGGAAGATTTGTATGGAAAGATGCTACTTAAACTCGAAAGTTTGGCCACGCTTGTGGAGGAGAGTTCAGCCAGAATCCTTGAGCAG GCATTGGTCACCAGCACTGACAGATAG